From Burkholderia savannae, a single genomic window includes:
- a CDS encoding purine-cytosine permease family protein, whose translation MPNAIDAQRRPLRERRTIDYIPDHERHGKLSSQFTLWLGANLQVTAIVTGALAVVLGGDVFWSLVGLALGQLLGGAVMALHGAQGPQLGLPQMISSRVQFGIYGAVIPLVLVCLMYVGFSASGTVLAGQALAQLVGVDDKVGIFAFIAVVVVLAVFGYRTIHALGRVSSVVGVIAFVYMFARLLAGHDIGALLAIRHFSLASFLLAISLSASWQIAYGPYVADYSRYLPRATSARRTFWAIGLGSVLGAQASMVFGVFAAALAGKQFAGHEVQFIVSLGAGGAAAALLYFAIAFGKLTITTLNAYGSVMSVATIVTGFSGRAQISQRARMAYVLTMVAAVAWLALVGRHAFLKDFSAFILFLLAFFTPWSAINLVDFYWVTKERYDVPALYDPDGRYGRWNVAGVSVYALGVLVQMPFIATEFYTGPLVAKLGGTDISWIIGLVVPGVLYYVTARRQTAHVPERLILPDEPSLS comes from the coding sequence ATGCCGAACGCCATCGACGCTCAACGCCGCCCGCTGCGCGAGCGCCGCACGATCGATTACATTCCCGACCACGAACGTCACGGCAAGCTGTCGAGCCAGTTCACGCTTTGGCTCGGCGCGAATCTGCAGGTAACGGCGATTGTCACCGGCGCGCTCGCGGTCGTGCTGGGCGGCGACGTGTTCTGGTCGCTCGTCGGGCTCGCGCTCGGCCAGTTGCTCGGCGGCGCGGTGATGGCGCTGCACGGCGCGCAGGGCCCGCAGCTCGGCCTGCCGCAGATGATCTCGAGCCGCGTGCAGTTCGGCATCTACGGCGCGGTGATTCCGCTCGTGCTCGTCTGCCTGATGTACGTCGGCTTCTCCGCGAGCGGCACCGTGCTCGCCGGCCAGGCGCTCGCGCAACTCGTCGGCGTCGACGACAAGGTCGGCATCTTTGCGTTCATCGCTGTCGTCGTCGTGCTCGCGGTGTTCGGCTACCGGACGATTCACGCGCTCGGCCGCGTGTCGAGCGTGGTCGGCGTGATCGCGTTCGTCTACATGTTCGCGCGGCTCCTCGCCGGGCACGACATCGGCGCGCTGCTCGCGATCCGGCATTTCTCGCTGGCGAGCTTCCTGCTTGCGATTTCGCTGTCCGCGTCGTGGCAGATCGCGTATGGGCCGTACGTCGCCGATTACTCGCGCTATTTGCCGCGCGCGACGTCCGCGCGCCGCACGTTCTGGGCGATCGGCCTCGGCTCGGTGCTCGGCGCGCAGGCGTCGATGGTGTTCGGCGTATTCGCCGCGGCGCTCGCGGGCAAGCAGTTCGCCGGCCACGAAGTGCAGTTCATCGTGAGCCTCGGCGCGGGCGGCGCGGCGGCCGCGCTGCTCTATTTCGCGATTGCGTTCGGCAAGCTGACGATCACGACGCTCAACGCGTACGGCAGCGTGATGTCGGTCGCGACGATCGTCACCGGTTTTTCCGGGCGCGCGCAGATCTCGCAGCGCGCGCGCATGGCATACGTGCTCACGATGGTCGCCGCGGTTGCGTGGCTCGCGCTCGTCGGCCGTCACGCGTTCCTGAAGGACTTCTCCGCATTCATCCTGTTCTTGCTCGCGTTCTTCACGCCGTGGAGCGCGATCAACCTCGTCGATTTCTACTGGGTGACGAAGGAGCGCTACGACGTGCCCGCCCTCTACGATCCCGACGGCCGCTACGGGCGCTGGAACGTCGCGGGCGTGTCGGTCTACGCGCTCGGCGTGCTCGTGCAGATGCCGTTCATCGCGACCGAGTTCTATACCGGGCCGCTCGTCGCGAAGCTGGGCGGCACCGACATTTCGTGGATCATCGGCCTCGTCGTGCCCGGCGTTCTGTATTATGTGACGGCACGCAGGCAGACCGCGCACGTCCCCGAGCGGTTGATCCTGCCGGACGAGCCCTCTTTGTCATGA
- a CDS encoding NAD-dependent protein deacetylase, giving the protein MTDSAVSSPPLSPSGAAPPAESHALDALHAFVERHPRLFVLTGAGISTDSGIPGYRDRNGAWMRSQPIQYREFLESDHARRRYWARSMLGWPVVGRAQPNASHHALASLGAAGRIARLVTQNVDGLHQRAGSADVVELHGGIGGVTCLDCGAHHARAAIQHILEADNPALLDAEAEPAADGDAHLEWRALDTFRVPACPACGGLLKPAVVFFGENVPRERVAAAARSLEEADAMLVAGSSLMVYSGYRFCVWADDQRKPIAAINLGHTRADPLLTLKVEASCGQTLAALAARLGLAASGARDARGSPHV; this is encoded by the coding sequence ATGACCGATTCCGCCGTTTCGTCGCCGCCGCTTTCGCCTTCGGGCGCGGCTCCCCCAGCCGAATCGCACGCGCTCGACGCGCTGCACGCGTTCGTCGAGCGCCATCCGCGCCTTTTCGTGCTGACTGGCGCGGGCATCAGCACCGATTCCGGCATTCCCGGCTATCGCGACCGCAACGGCGCATGGATGCGCTCGCAGCCGATCCAGTACCGCGAGTTTCTCGAATCCGATCACGCGCGCCGCCGTTATTGGGCGCGCAGCATGCTCGGCTGGCCGGTGGTCGGGCGCGCGCAGCCGAACGCGTCGCATCATGCGCTCGCGAGCCTCGGCGCGGCGGGGCGGATCGCGCGGCTCGTCACGCAGAACGTCGACGGGCTGCATCAGCGCGCGGGCAGCGCCGACGTCGTCGAACTGCACGGCGGCATCGGCGGCGTCACCTGCCTCGATTGCGGCGCGCATCACGCGCGCGCGGCGATCCAGCACATTCTCGAAGCGGACAATCCCGCATTGCTCGATGCCGAAGCGGAGCCGGCCGCCGACGGCGACGCGCATCTCGAATGGCGCGCGCTCGACACGTTTCGCGTGCCCGCGTGCCCCGCGTGCGGCGGGCTGCTGAAGCCGGCCGTCGTGTTCTTCGGCGAGAACGTGCCGCGCGAGCGCGTGGCGGCCGCCGCGCGTTCGCTCGAGGAGGCGGACGCGATGCTCGTCGCGGGCTCGTCGCTGATGGTGTATTCCGGCTACCGGTTCTGCGTGTGGGCGGACGATCAGCGCAAGCCGATCGCCGCGATCAATCTCGGGCACACGCGCGCCGATCCGCTGCTGACGCTGAAGGTCGAAGCGTCGTGCGGGCAGACGCTCGCGGCGCTCGCCGCCCGTCTCGGGCTCGCGGCAAGCGGCGCGCGCGATGCGCGCGGCTCGCCTCACGTTTGA
- a CDS encoding DUF938 domain-containing protein, with protein sequence MPIDSASRQWAPAAERNREPILDVLKRVLPARGTVLEIASGTGQHAVHFAAALPDLVWQPTDTEAAARASIDAWAADAALPNLRAPLALDVCAEPWPLAAADAIVCINMIHIAPWAAACALFDGAARLLPDGGVLYLYGPYRRGGAHTAESNARFDAQLRGRHPAWGVRDLEAVVELGRAAGLALDEIVEMPANNLSVVFRKRTQARDSGS encoded by the coding sequence ATGCCGATCGATTCCGCTTCGCGCCAATGGGCGCCCGCCGCCGAACGCAATCGCGAGCCGATTCTCGACGTGCTCAAGCGCGTGCTGCCCGCGCGGGGCACCGTGCTCGAGATCGCGAGCGGCACTGGCCAGCACGCGGTGCATTTCGCGGCCGCGTTGCCCGACCTCGTCTGGCAGCCGACCGACACCGAAGCCGCCGCGCGCGCGTCGATTGACGCGTGGGCGGCCGATGCCGCGCTGCCGAACCTGCGCGCGCCGCTCGCGCTCGACGTATGCGCCGAGCCGTGGCCGCTCGCCGCCGCCGATGCGATCGTCTGCATCAACATGATCCACATCGCGCCGTGGGCGGCCGCGTGCGCGCTTTTCGACGGCGCGGCGCGCCTGCTGCCCGACGGCGGCGTGCTGTATCTGTACGGGCCGTATCGCCGGGGCGGCGCGCACACGGCCGAATCGAACGCGCGGTTCGATGCGCAACTGCGCGGCCGCCATCCGGCGTGGGGCGTGCGCGATCTGGAGGCGGTGGTCGAGCTCGGGCGGGCGGCGGGCCTCGCGCTCGACGAGATCGTGGAGATGCCGGCGAACAATCTGAGCGTCGTGTTCCGCAAGCGCACGCAGGCGCGTGATTCAGGCTCGTGA
- the gndA gene encoding NADP-dependent phosphogluconate dehydrogenase: MGKQAIGVVGLAVMGRNLALNIESRGYAVSVYNRSREKTDELIAEFPDRKLVPTHTLAEFVASLETPRRILLMVKAGEATDATIAALKPLLDKGDVLIDGGNTHFTDTIRRNQELAQAGLHFIGTGVSGGEEGALRGPSIMPGGQRDAYDLVEPILKQIAAKAPADGEPCVAYMGPDGAGHYVKMVHNGIEYGDMQLIAESYAVLKQVAGLTNDELGAVYTEWNQGELDSYLIEITAKIFGKKDDETGKHLVDVILDRAAQKGTGKWTSQNALDLGVPLPLITESVFARVLSSLKDQRVAASEVLTGPAPAPLEGDRAAFVESVRRALYLSKVISYAQGFAQLDTASKEYGWNLDLGAIAKIFRAGCIIRARFLQKITDAYAKNAALANLLLDPYFQDIAANYQSALRDVVIAAVKAGVPVPAFASAVAYFDSYRSARLPANLVQAQRDFFGAHTFERTDKPGSFHANWAE; the protein is encoded by the coding sequence ATGGGTAAACAAGCAATCGGTGTGGTCGGTCTCGCGGTGATGGGGCGCAATTTGGCCTTGAATATCGAAAGCCGTGGCTATGCGGTGTCGGTCTACAACCGCAGCCGCGAGAAGACCGACGAACTGATCGCCGAATTTCCCGATCGCAAGCTCGTGCCGACCCACACGCTCGCGGAGTTCGTCGCGTCGCTCGAGACGCCGCGCCGCATCCTCCTGATGGTGAAGGCGGGCGAAGCGACCGATGCAACGATCGCGGCGCTCAAGCCGCTGCTCGACAAGGGCGACGTGCTGATCGACGGCGGCAACACGCACTTCACCGACACGATCCGCCGCAACCAGGAGCTTGCGCAGGCGGGCCTGCACTTCATCGGCACGGGCGTGTCGGGCGGCGAGGAGGGCGCGCTGCGCGGCCCGTCGATCATGCCGGGCGGCCAGCGCGACGCGTACGATCTCGTCGAGCCGATTCTCAAGCAAATCGCCGCGAAGGCGCCCGCCGACGGCGAGCCGTGCGTCGCGTACATGGGGCCGGACGGCGCGGGCCACTATGTGAAGATGGTCCACAACGGCATCGAATACGGCGACATGCAGCTGATCGCGGAGAGCTACGCGGTGCTCAAGCAGGTCGCGGGCTTGACCAACGACGAGCTCGGCGCGGTCTACACCGAATGGAATCAGGGCGAGCTCGACAGCTACCTGATCGAGATCACCGCGAAGATCTTCGGCAAGAAGGACGACGAGACCGGCAAGCACCTCGTCGACGTGATTCTCGACCGCGCCGCGCAGAAGGGCACGGGCAAGTGGACGAGCCAGAACGCGCTCGACCTCGGCGTGCCGCTGCCGCTCATCACCGAATCGGTGTTCGCGCGCGTGCTGTCGTCGCTGAAGGATCAGCGCGTCGCCGCGAGCGAAGTGCTGACGGGGCCGGCGCCCGCGCCGCTCGAAGGCGATCGCGCCGCGTTCGTCGAATCGGTGCGCCGCGCGCTGTATCTGTCGAAGGTGATCTCGTACGCGCAAGGCTTCGCGCAGCTCGACACGGCGTCGAAGGAATACGGCTGGAATCTCGATCTCGGCGCGATCGCGAAGATCTTCCGGGCGGGCTGCATCATCCGCGCGCGCTTCCTGCAGAAGATCACGGACGCATACGCGAAGAACGCCGCGCTCGCGAATCTGCTGCTCGATCCGTACTTCCAGGACATCGCCGCGAACTACCAGTCCGCGCTGCGCGACGTCGTGATCGCCGCGGTGAAGGCGGGCGTGCCCGTGCCGGCGTTCGCGTCGGCGGTTGCGTACTTCGACAGCTATCGGTCGGCGCGCCTGCCGGCGAACCTGGTGCAGGCGCAGCGCGATTTCTTCGGCGCGCACACGTTCGAGCGCACCGACAAGCCGGGTAGCTTCCACGCGAACTGGGCCGAATGA
- a CDS encoding DUF4148 domain-containing protein yields the protein MKSLIATVAVAAALAVPAVSFAQQSNGPVTRAQVKAELIQLEQAGYNPAADRVNYPEEIQAAEAKIHGQQNVAAQADTSGYGAQPAAAAEAGAPNKVKRIADGAPVYKGR from the coding sequence ATGAAATCGCTTATCGCTACCGTCGCAGTTGCCGCCGCTCTCGCCGTTCCCGCCGTTTCGTTCGCTCAGCAATCGAACGGGCCGGTGACTCGCGCGCAAGTCAAGGCCGAGCTGATCCAGCTCGAGCAAGCGGGTTACAACCCGGCCGCCGACCGCGTGAATTACCCCGAGGAAATCCAGGCTGCGGAAGCCAAGATCCACGGCCAACAAAATGTTGCCGCGCAAGCCGACACGAGCGGTTACGGTGCCCAGCCGGCGGCCGCCGCCGAAGCCGGCGCGCCGAACAAGGTCAAGCGCATCGCCGACGGCGCACCGGTCTACAAGGGCCGTTGA
- a CDS encoding cupin domain-containing protein, whose product MKIIRSKSFTAPRAWGAVDIANMRGITTRLHWTDQPYKWHVNDGEEVFVVLDGQVEMRYRDAGGEQVAVLDAGDIFFASTGTEHVACPIGEARILVVETEGSV is encoded by the coding sequence ATGAAGATCATCCGCAGCAAGAGTTTCACCGCGCCGCGCGCGTGGGGCGCCGTCGACATCGCCAACATGCGCGGCATCACGACCCGCCTGCATTGGACGGATCAGCCGTACAAATGGCACGTGAACGACGGCGAGGAGGTGTTCGTCGTGCTCGACGGCCAGGTCGAGATGCGCTATCGCGACGCCGGCGGCGAGCAGGTGGCCGTTCTCGACGCGGGCGACATTTTCTTCGCGTCGACGGGGACGGAACACGTCGCGTGCCCGATCGGCGAGGCGCGGATTCTCGTCGTCGAAACCGAAGGCAGCGTTTGA
- a CDS encoding peptidoglycan DD-metalloendopeptidase family protein, which yields MRRILFVERPDVGWTVRAMLVAAGAALVGGCTVTPWTDSWQPTHVPQQPAPRASSGVLAGYYRVNSGDTLASIASAFGQRTLDIASWNHLAPTDMLAPGQVLRVAPPPSTTTLAPPPAAAQPEAAAPALAWPAHGTVTAPFGAGKNHGIVITATGGDRTVRAAAPGRVVYAGSGVAAYGPLVILKHENGLITAYGHNEKLLVSEGDAVSAGEPVAEMSTDASGRSTFEFEVRRNGKAVDPLGLLPRNGY from the coding sequence TTGAGAAGAATTCTGTTCGTCGAACGGCCCGACGTGGGCTGGACGGTGCGCGCGATGCTCGTCGCGGCGGGCGCGGCACTCGTCGGCGGTTGCACGGTGACGCCGTGGACCGATTCGTGGCAACCGACGCACGTGCCGCAGCAGCCGGCGCCACGCGCATCGTCCGGCGTGCTGGCCGGCTATTACCGTGTGAATTCGGGCGATACGCTCGCGAGCATCGCGTCCGCGTTCGGGCAGCGCACGCTGGATATCGCGAGCTGGAACCACCTGGCGCCGACCGACATGTTGGCGCCCGGCCAGGTGCTGCGCGTCGCGCCGCCGCCGAGCACGACGACGCTTGCGCCGCCGCCCGCCGCCGCGCAGCCGGAAGCGGCTGCGCCGGCGCTCGCGTGGCCCGCGCACGGCACCGTGACGGCGCCGTTCGGCGCCGGCAAGAACCACGGAATCGTAATCACGGCGACGGGCGGCGACCGCACGGTGCGCGCCGCCGCGCCCGGGCGCGTCGTGTATGCAGGATCGGGCGTTGCCGCCTATGGTCCGCTCGTGATCCTGAAGCACGAGAACGGGCTCATCACCGCGTACGGGCACAACGAGAAGCTGCTCGTCAGCGAGGGCGACGCGGTGAGCGCGGGCGAGCCGGTTGCGGAGATGTCGACCGACGCGAGCGGCCGCTCGACGTTCGAGTTCGAAGTGCGGCGCAACGGCAAGGCCGTCGATCCGCTCGGGCTGCTGCCACGTAACGGCTACTGA
- a CDS encoding Pr6Pr family membrane protein: MQKAAFVSAYRLAGCGLILSATCHSIALRWNAPTFRLDNFLSYFTQLSSLYTAIVLLAGLWLAAKPPSRRYESARGAVVLYMAITGIVYELLLAHLDAVHHATPYYTNWILHRIIPVAVFLDWLYVAPRVRIDWSQLARWLAFPVAYLGYTLVRGALIDWYPYPFVDPRTHGYMMVAAYSGAIAAGSLGFAALIVLLGNRAGSLAPQTEHA; encoded by the coding sequence ATGCAGAAAGCCGCTTTTGTCTCAGCCTACAGGCTCGCTGGCTGCGGGCTGATCCTTTCCGCGACGTGCCATAGCATCGCACTCAGATGGAACGCGCCGACCTTTCGGCTCGACAATTTCCTTAGCTACTTCACCCAACTCAGCAGCCTGTACACGGCCATCGTGCTGCTCGCGGGCCTGTGGCTCGCGGCGAAGCCGCCGTCACGACGATACGAGTCCGCGCGCGGCGCCGTCGTGCTCTACATGGCGATCACGGGCATCGTCTACGAGTTGCTGCTTGCGCATCTGGACGCGGTGCATCACGCGACGCCTTATTACACGAACTGGATCTTGCATCGGATCATACCGGTCGCGGTGTTTCTCGACTGGCTGTACGTCGCGCCGCGCGTGCGGATCGACTGGTCGCAGCTCGCGCGCTGGCTTGCGTTTCCGGTCGCGTATCTCGGCTATACGCTCGTGCGCGGCGCGCTCATCGACTGGTATCCGTATCCGTTCGTCGATCCGCGCACGCACGGCTATATGATGGTCGCCGCGTACAGCGGCGCGATCGCGGCGGGCAGCCTCGGATTCGCCGCGCTGATCGTGCTGCTCGGCAACCGTGCCGGCTCGCTCGCGCCGCAGACGGAGCACGCCTGA
- a CDS encoding cytochrome b — MNRILAGQARYNRPAVFFHWAIFLLVALAYLAIEVRGPKGTDSRVFWSNVHYLAGALVLAFAALRIVWRFASRAPDELPQPAWLALLAKLAHLALYVFIVAQPLLGIMTLNFGGKPVTLAWIDWSFTLFSPNPGLRPAIKEAHELIGNVFYYVIGLHALAALWHHFVKRDETLRRMTF; from the coding sequence ATGAATCGCATCCTTGCCGGCCAGGCGCGCTACAACCGTCCCGCCGTCTTCTTCCATTGGGCGATCTTCCTGCTCGTCGCGCTCGCGTATCTCGCGATCGAGGTGCGCGGGCCGAAGGGCACCGACAGCCGGGTGTTCTGGTCGAACGTCCATTACCTTGCCGGCGCGCTCGTGCTGGCGTTTGCGGCGCTGCGGATCGTCTGGCGCTTCGCGAGCCGCGCGCCGGACGAATTGCCGCAGCCGGCGTGGCTCGCGCTGCTCGCGAAGCTCGCGCATCTCGCGCTGTACGTGTTCATCGTGGCGCAGCCGCTTCTCGGCATCATGACGCTGAACTTCGGCGGCAAGCCCGTGACGCTCGCATGGATCGACTGGTCGTTCACGCTGTTCAGCCCGAATCCGGGCCTGCGCCCGGCGATCAAGGAAGCGCACGAATTGATCGGCAACGTGTTCTATTACGTGATCGGCCTGCACGCGCTCGCCGCGCTCTGGCATCACTTCGTGAAGCGCGACGAGACGCTGCGCAGGATGACGTTCTGA
- a CDS encoding DUF2946 domain-containing protein, whose amino-acid sequence MSNRFRKLTAWLGMLAIWLAIVAPLVSQANARLAARSDAVICGDEHHARAAEAGVAPGDAAHGGAHHALHLDACGYCAFFAHGPAIGVAAPSVFSAHVAAVAPAVFSRAVEPSLERYTRAYPRAPPKDA is encoded by the coding sequence ATGTCCAACCGATTCCGCAAACTGACTGCCTGGCTGGGCATGCTTGCGATCTGGTTGGCGATCGTCGCGCCGCTCGTCTCGCAGGCGAACGCGCGGCTCGCCGCGCGTTCCGATGCCGTGATCTGCGGCGACGAGCACCACGCTCGGGCGGCCGAAGCGGGCGTCGCGCCGGGCGATGCAGCGCACGGCGGCGCGCACCATGCGCTGCATCTCGACGCCTGCGGATATTGCGCATTCTTCGCGCACGGCCCGGCGATCGGCGTGGCCGCGCCCTCCGTCTTCTCCGCGCACGTGGCGGCCGTCGCGCCGGCCGTCTTCTCTCGCGCAGTCGAGCCTTCGCTCGAGCGCTACACGCGCGCCTATCCGCGCGCCCCGCCGAAAGACGCCTGA
- a CDS encoding TonB-dependent copper receptor encodes MTSKFLCHAHAARGDRARRRRRAISLTVPALAAGAFHLAPAVAQTAGPGHRHDAAGATSSTTSNTPTSTPADALVLPTIEVVAAPESTPLVVVTDPKTPRQPLPASDGADYLKTIPGFASIRSGGTNGDPVLRGMFGSRLNIVANGMPTLGACPGRMDAPTSYIAPESYDKVTVVKGPQTVLYGPGASAGTVLFERVTPRFKTPGMRFEGSVVGGSFGRNDQNVDVTAGTPDFYGRVSANHAHSQDYEDGNGRTVPSQWDKWNADAALGWTPDDNTRLELMAGTGDGYARYAGRGMDGAHFRRETFGLKFDKKHIGDVLDRIEAQVFYNEADHVMDNYTLRMPDPTSSMPMRMASEVRRRTLGARVAATLRFTDAFKLVTGVDAQSNRLDSRSAMGMQNYGDMPWNPQANMWNAGAFGELTWYASDASRVIGGARIDYAAARDKRAMISGMMMSMRNPTFDDLRSRVLPSGFVRYERDLASLPVTWYAGIGHTERFPDYWELFSAKRGPAGSVNAFSAIEPEKTTQLDVGAQYKSDKLDAWVSAYAGYVQDFILFDYATGPMGQTTQATNVNAQIMGGEVGASWRPLAPWRFDASLAYAWGRNVQSGAPLPQMPPLEARLGVEYSRGPWSAGGLWRVVAPQHRYALNEGNVVGKDFGPSAGFGVLSLHAQYNVSKAVQISVGIDNVLDKAYAEHLNLAGNAGFGYPANMPVTEPGRTAWVRLSTKL; translated from the coding sequence ATGACATCCAAGTTCTTGTGTCACGCGCACGCCGCGCGTGGAGACCGTGCGCGCCGCCGGCGGCGCGCGATCAGCCTGACCGTCCCCGCGCTCGCGGCGGGCGCCTTCCACCTCGCGCCGGCCGTCGCGCAGACGGCCGGGCCGGGACACCGGCACGATGCGGCCGGCGCGACGAGCAGCACGACGAGCAATACGCCGACCAGCACGCCGGCGGACGCGCTCGTGCTGCCGACGATCGAGGTCGTCGCGGCGCCCGAATCGACGCCGCTCGTCGTCGTCACCGATCCGAAAACGCCGCGCCAGCCGCTGCCCGCGAGCGACGGCGCCGATTATCTGAAGACGATTCCCGGCTTCGCGTCGATCCGCAGCGGCGGCACGAACGGCGATCCGGTGCTGCGCGGGATGTTCGGCTCGCGCCTGAACATCGTCGCGAACGGCATGCCGACGCTCGGCGCGTGCCCAGGCCGGATGGACGCGCCGACGTCGTACATCGCGCCCGAGAGCTATGACAAGGTGACGGTCGTCAAGGGGCCGCAGACCGTCTTGTACGGACCGGGCGCGTCCGCCGGCACGGTACTGTTCGAGCGCGTGACGCCGCGCTTCAAGACGCCGGGCATGCGCTTCGAGGGCAGCGTCGTGGGCGGCTCGTTCGGGCGCAACGACCAGAACGTCGACGTGACGGCCGGCACGCCGGACTTCTACGGCCGCGTGAGCGCGAACCACGCGCATTCGCAGGATTACGAGGACGGCAACGGCCGCACGGTGCCGTCGCAGTGGGACAAATGGAATGCCGACGCGGCGCTCGGCTGGACGCCCGACGACAACACGCGGCTCGAGTTGATGGCGGGCACGGGCGACGGCTACGCGCGCTACGCGGGCCGTGGGATGGACGGCGCGCACTTCCGGCGCGAGACGTTCGGCTTGAAGTTCGACAAGAAGCACATCGGCGACGTGCTCGACCGGATCGAGGCGCAGGTCTTCTACAACGAAGCCGATCACGTGATGGACAACTACACGCTGCGCATGCCCGATCCGACGAGCAGCATGCCGATGCGCATGGCGTCCGAAGTGCGTCGCCGCACGCTCGGCGCGCGCGTCGCGGCGACGCTGCGCTTCACCGACGCGTTCAAGCTCGTGACAGGCGTCGACGCGCAGTCGAACCGCCTCGATTCGCGCTCGGCGATGGGAATGCAGAACTACGGCGACATGCCGTGGAATCCGCAGGCGAACATGTGGAACGCGGGCGCGTTCGGCGAGCTGACCTGGTATGCGAGCGATGCGTCGCGCGTGATCGGCGGCGCGCGAATCGATTACGCGGCTGCGCGCGACAAGCGCGCGATGATCAGCGGCATGATGATGAGCATGCGCAACCCGACGTTCGACGATCTGCGCTCGCGCGTGCTGCCGAGCGGCTTCGTGCGCTACGAGCGCGATCTCGCGTCGCTGCCCGTCACGTGGTACGCGGGAATCGGTCACACGGAACGCTTTCCTGATTATTGGGAACTGTTCTCGGCGAAGCGCGGGCCAGCCGGATCGGTCAACGCGTTCTCGGCGATCGAGCCCGAGAAGACGACGCAGCTCGACGTCGGCGCGCAGTACAAGAGCGACAAGCTGGACGCGTGGGTGTCCGCGTATGCGGGCTACGTGCAGGATTTCATCCTGTTCGACTACGCGACGGGCCCGATGGGGCAGACGACCCAGGCGACGAACGTCAACGCGCAGATCATGGGCGGCGAAGTCGGCGCTTCGTGGCGACCGCTCGCGCCGTGGCGCTTCGATGCGTCGCTCGCGTATGCGTGGGGACGCAACGTGCAAAGCGGCGCGCCGCTGCCGCAGATGCCGCCGCTCGAAGCGCGCTTGGGCGTCGAATACTCGCGCGGGCCGTGGTCGGCGGGCGGGTTGTGGCGAGTCGTTGCGCCGCAACATCGCTATGCCCTGAACGAGGGCAACGTCGTCGGCAAGGACTTCGGCCCGAGCGCCGGTTTCGGCGTGCTGTCGCTGCACGCGCAGTACAACGTGAGCAAGGCGGTGCAGATCTCGGTCGGCATCGACAACGTGCTCGACAAGGCTTATGCGGAGCACCTGAACCTCGCGGGCAACGCCGGCTTCGGCTACCCGGCGAACATGCCCGTCACGGAGCCCGGCCGCACCGCCTGGGTCCGCTTGAGCACCAAGCTCTAA